In Streptomyces sp. NBC_00414, a single window of DNA contains:
- a CDS encoding TetR/AcrR family transcriptional regulator, which translates to MKPVPHATSLRRAPVQRRSAERLTRILDACADLLDEVGYDALSTRAVALRAGVPIGSVYRFFGNKRAMVDALAQRNLDIYTDRVTHRLQGTGSGAGWRVAMDAVLDEYLAMKRTAPGFSLVDFGNQIPVGTRDAEPNTRVADRLTDMLSAYLDRTPDEDLRRTFLIAVEAADTLVQLAFRLDPSGDERVIEETRELLRAYLSRSLD; encoded by the coding sequence ATGAAGCCCGTGCCCCATGCGACCTCGCTGCGCCGTGCGCCCGTACAGCGCCGTAGCGCCGAACGACTCACCCGTATCCTCGACGCCTGCGCCGACCTCCTGGACGAGGTCGGCTACGACGCCCTGAGCACCCGCGCGGTCGCTCTGCGCGCCGGGGTGCCCATCGGATCCGTCTACCGGTTCTTCGGCAACAAGCGGGCCATGGTCGACGCGCTCGCCCAGCGCAACCTCGACATCTACACCGACCGCGTCACCCACCGCCTCCAGGGGACCGGCAGCGGGGCGGGCTGGCGGGTGGCCATGGACGCGGTTCTCGACGAGTACCTCGCCATGAAGCGCACCGCGCCCGGCTTCTCCCTCGTCGACTTCGGCAACCAGATACCCGTCGGCACCCGCGACGCCGAGCCCAACACCCGCGTCGCCGACCGCCTGACCGACATGCTCTCCGCCTACCTCGACCGCACCCCCGACGAGGACCTCCGGCGTACCTTCCTCATCGCCGTAGAGGCCGCCGACACCCTCGTCCAGCTGGCTTTCCGCCTCGACCCGTCGGGCGACGAGCGGGTCATAGAGGAGACACGAGAGCTGCTCCGGGCGTATCTGTCCCGCTCACTCGACTGA
- a CDS encoding DUF3574 domain-containing protein yields MIMNLTRSRLAAATASALLFAGAPAAYATLTDDRPREATPTVRGAAYVETRLFFGTERPDGGPAVTDGQFMDFVDRKVTPAFPDGLTVQGGRGQWRDGNGIIERERSYELILLYPVGRARAADPSIERVRDAYEREFAQESVARLDEPTHADF; encoded by the coding sequence ATGATCATGAACCTCACCCGCAGCCGCCTCGCCGCCGCGACGGCCTCCGCCCTGCTGTTCGCCGGTGCCCCGGCCGCGTACGCGACGCTCACCGACGACAGGCCGCGGGAGGCCACCCCGACGGTCAGGGGCGCGGCCTACGTCGAGACCCGGCTGTTCTTCGGAACCGAGCGCCCCGACGGCGGTCCGGCGGTCACCGACGGGCAGTTCATGGACTTCGTCGACCGGAAAGTCACTCCGGCCTTCCCGGACGGGCTCACTGTGCAGGGCGGGCGCGGGCAGTGGCGGGACGGCAACGGCATCATCGAACGGGAGCGGTCGTACGAGCTGATCCTGCTGTATCCGGTCGGGCGGGCGCGGGCGGCCGACCCCTCGATCGAGCGCGTCCGCGACGCCTACGAGAGGGAGTTCGCCCAGGAATCCGTGGCGAGGCTGGACGAGCCGACCCACGCGGACTTCTGA
- a CDS encoding molybdopterin oxidoreductase family protein: protein MSTTADSRTALRICPLCEATCGLTLTIEGTRVTSARGDRDDVFSQGFICPKGASFGAADGDPDRLRTPLVRKDGELREATWEEAFDAVAAGLRPVVERHGPHSVGAVLGNPNVHTMAGALYPTVLLAGLGTHSLFTASTVDQMPKHVSSGLLYGDANAIPVPDLDHTDHLLLIGANPLESNGSLCTAPDFPGKLKALKARGGTLTVIDPRRTRTAKLADRHVAVRPGTDALLLAAMAYVLFDEHLTDLGELGELVQGVDELRDAVRDFTPEAAAGACDIDAGTIRALARELAAAPTAAVYGRIGSCTVPHGTLASWLVDVLNILTGNLDRPGGALFPQAATDRTPRPAGPGHGFALGRWHSRVSRHPEAKGELPLAALAEEIDTATAEGEPVRALVVIAANPVLSAPDGDRLDKALDSLDFMVSVDPYLNETSRHAHVVLPPPPPSQSPHHDFAFNTLAVRNQVRYTRAAVPLEPGRMAETEILARLVLAATGMHGADPSAVDALVVDQTLGKAVKEKHSPVHGRDPRELAAALTGDTGPERRLDMMLRLGPYGDGFGARPDGLNLKKLLAAPHGIDLGPLQSRLPGPLKTRSGLVELFPRPLADDLPRLRDALRQRPDGLVLVGRRHLRSNNSWMHNIPALTGGTNRCTLHIHPDDAERLGVTDGAPVRVKGAGGEVVAPAEVTDSVRRGVVSLPHGWGHDRPGTRLRHATTHPGVNVNQLLDGSLLDPLSGTAVLNGVPVDIAPAGPEL from the coding sequence GTGTCCACCACCGCCGACTCCCGCACAGCCCTGCGCATCTGCCCGCTCTGCGAGGCCACCTGCGGGCTGACGCTCACCATCGAGGGGACCCGGGTGACCAGCGCGCGCGGGGACCGCGACGATGTGTTCAGCCAGGGGTTCATCTGCCCGAAGGGGGCGTCGTTCGGAGCCGCCGACGGCGACCCGGACCGCCTGCGCACCCCCCTCGTGCGCAAGGACGGCGAGTTGCGCGAGGCCACCTGGGAGGAGGCCTTCGACGCGGTCGCCGCCGGACTGCGCCCGGTCGTCGAGCGCCACGGCCCGCACTCCGTCGGAGCCGTCCTCGGCAACCCGAACGTGCACACCATGGCCGGCGCCCTCTACCCGACGGTCCTGCTCGCCGGACTCGGCACGCACAGCCTCTTCACCGCGTCCACCGTCGACCAGATGCCCAAGCACGTCTCCAGCGGCCTCCTCTACGGCGACGCCAACGCGATCCCCGTACCCGACCTCGACCACACCGACCACCTGCTGCTGATCGGCGCCAACCCCCTGGAGTCCAACGGCAGTCTGTGCACCGCACCCGACTTCCCCGGCAAGCTCAAGGCCCTCAAGGCGCGCGGCGGCACACTGACGGTCATCGACCCCCGCCGCACCCGCACCGCCAAACTCGCCGACCGGCACGTCGCCGTCCGCCCCGGCACCGACGCACTGCTCCTCGCGGCCATGGCGTACGTCCTCTTCGACGAGCACCTCACCGACCTCGGCGAACTGGGCGAACTGGTCCAGGGAGTCGATGAACTCCGCGACGCCGTAAGGGACTTCACGCCCGAGGCCGCTGCCGGGGCGTGCGACATCGACGCCGGGACCATCCGGGCCCTCGCCCGTGAACTGGCCGCCGCGCCCACCGCCGCCGTATACGGCCGCATCGGCAGCTGCACCGTGCCGCACGGCACCCTGGCCAGCTGGCTGGTCGACGTCCTCAACATCCTCACCGGCAACCTCGACCGGCCCGGCGGCGCCCTCTTCCCGCAGGCCGCCACCGACCGCACGCCCCGCCCCGCCGGGCCCGGCCACGGCTTCGCGCTCGGCCGCTGGCACAGCCGCGTGAGCCGTCACCCCGAGGCCAAGGGCGAACTGCCGCTCGCCGCGCTCGCCGAGGAGATCGACACCGCGACCGCCGAGGGCGAGCCGGTCCGCGCCCTCGTCGTCATCGCCGCCAACCCCGTCCTGTCCGCCCCGGACGGCGACCGCCTCGACAAGGCCCTCGACTCGCTCGACTTCATGGTCAGCGTCGACCCGTACCTGAACGAGACCTCGCGCCACGCCCACGTCGTACTGCCGCCGCCCCCGCCCTCGCAGAGCCCGCACCACGACTTCGCCTTCAACACCCTCGCCGTACGCAACCAGGTCCGGTACACCCGCGCCGCCGTCCCCCTGGAACCCGGCAGGATGGCCGAGACGGAGATCCTCGCCCGGCTCGTCCTCGCCGCGACCGGCATGCACGGCGCCGACCCCTCCGCCGTCGACGCCCTGGTCGTCGACCAGACCCTCGGCAAGGCCGTCAAGGAAAAGCACTCCCCGGTGCACGGCCGCGACCCCCGCGAGCTCGCCGCCGCCCTCACCGGCGACACCGGCCCCGAGCGCCGCCTCGACATGATGCTGCGCCTGGGCCCGTACGGCGACGGATTCGGCGCCCGCCCCGACGGCCTGAATCTGAAGAAGCTGCTGGCCGCGCCCCACGGCATCGACCTCGGACCGCTGCAGTCGCGGCTGCCCGGCCCCCTCAAGACCCGCAGCGGACTCGTCGAACTCTTCCCCCGGCCGCTCGCCGACGATCTCCCGCGCCTCAGGGACGCCCTCCGGCAGCGCCCCGACGGCCTCGTCCTGGTCGGCCGCCGCCATCTGCGGTCCAACAACAGCTGGATGCACAACATCCCCGCCCTCACCGGCGGCACCAACCGCTGCACCCTGCACATCCACCCCGACGACGCCGAACGCCTCGGCGTCACCGACGGGGCACCGGTGCGCGTGAAGGGCGCCGGGGGAGAGGTCGTCGCCCCGGCCGAGGTCACCGACTCCGTACGACGCGGGGTCGTGAGCCTGCCGCACGGCTGGGGGCACGACCGGCCGGGAACCCGGCTGCGGCACGCCACCACGCACCCCGGCGTCAACGTCAACCAGCTCCTGGACGGCAGCCTGCTCGACCCGCTGTCCGGCACGGCCGTCCTCAACGGCGTACCCGTCGACATCGCGCCTGCAGGCCCCGAGCTGTGA
- a CDS encoding Zn-dependent alcohol dehydrogenase, with the protein MTRAAVLPAVGAPLEITEIDLPEPGPGQVRIRLAAAGVCHSDLSLTNGTMRLPVPAVLGHEGAGTVVSVGPGVEHVAPGDGAVLNWAPSCGSCHACSLGEVWLCANALAGAANVYAHRSSDGTDLHPGLNVAAFAEETVVAANCVLPAPAGIPLADAALLGCAVLTGYGAVHHSAQVRPGETVAVFGVGGVGLAAVQAARIAGASKIVAVDVSPEKEALAREAGATDYVVASDNTAREIRGLTGKQGVDVAVECAGRAVTIRTAWESTRRGGRTTVVGIGGKDQQVTFNALEIFHWGRTLAGCVYGNSDPSRDLPVLAGHVRAGRLDLSALVTERIGLDGIPAAFENMLAGKGGRALVMF; encoded by the coding sequence ATGACCCGCGCCGCTGTGCTGCCCGCCGTCGGGGCCCCGCTGGAGATCACCGAGATCGACCTGCCGGAGCCCGGCCCCGGACAGGTTCGGATCCGCCTCGCCGCCGCCGGGGTCTGCCACTCCGACCTCTCACTGACCAACGGCACCATGCGGCTGCCGGTGCCCGCCGTGCTCGGCCACGAGGGAGCGGGGACCGTCGTCTCCGTCGGCCCCGGGGTCGAGCATGTCGCGCCCGGCGACGGTGCGGTGCTCAACTGGGCCCCCTCCTGCGGCAGTTGCCACGCCTGCTCGCTGGGGGAGGTGTGGCTGTGCGCCAACGCGCTGGCAGGGGCCGCGAACGTCTACGCCCACCGCTCCTCCGACGGGACGGACCTCCACCCCGGCCTGAACGTAGCCGCGTTCGCCGAGGAGACGGTGGTGGCCGCCAACTGCGTACTGCCGGCGCCTGCCGGGATCCCCCTGGCGGACGCCGCCCTGCTCGGCTGCGCCGTACTGACCGGCTACGGGGCCGTGCACCACTCGGCCCAGGTCCGCCCCGGCGAGACGGTGGCCGTCTTCGGTGTCGGCGGGGTCGGACTCGCCGCCGTCCAGGCCGCGCGGATCGCGGGTGCCTCGAAGATCGTGGCGGTCGACGTGTCACCGGAGAAGGAGGCCCTGGCGCGCGAGGCCGGAGCCACCGACTACGTGGTCGCCTCGGACAACACGGCCCGCGAGATCCGGGGGCTCACCGGGAAACAGGGTGTGGACGTCGCCGTGGAGTGCGCGGGCCGCGCCGTCACGATCCGTACCGCGTGGGAGTCCACCCGCCGCGGCGGCCGTACGACGGTCGTCGGCATCGGCGGCAAGGACCAGCAGGTCACCTTCAACGCCCTGGAGATCTTCCACTGGGGCCGCACGCTCGCCGGCTGCGTCTACGGGAACTCCGACCCCTCCCGCGACCTGCCGGTCCTCGCCGGACACGTCCGGGCGGGACGGCTGGACCTGAGCGCCCTCGTCACGGAACGGATCGGCCTGGACGGCATCCCGGCGGCGTTCGAGAACATGCTGGCGGGCAAGGGCGGACGCGCGCTGGTGATGTTCTAG
- a CDS encoding MFS transporter, with the protein MRPGTNRGWLLRLVIAFSFAQGAVSMARPAVSYRALALGADERAIGVIAGVYALLPLFAAVPLGRRTDHGRCAPLLPVGVVLIAGGCALSGTADSLAAMAAWSGVMGLGHLSFVIGAQSLVARQSAPHEQDRNFGHFTIGASLGQLVGPIAAGALIGGPDMAGTSALALLVAGGVAAVSFVSLWRIEHRTPSTSRTGRGARVPVHRILRTRGVPAGIFISLAVLSTTDILTAYLPVVGEHRGIAPSVIGLLLSLRAAATIACRLVMTPMLRLLGRAALLATTCLLAALLCAGIALPVPVWALAVILAALGFCLGVGQPLSMTTVVQAAPDDARSTALALRLTGNRLGQVAAPASAGLIAGVAGVAAPFVMLGVLLLIASGLGLRQGRTANGPETAASRDRTVPAPELEKRRTGHGRA; encoded by the coding sequence GTGAGGCCCGGTACGAACCGCGGCTGGCTGCTCCGCCTCGTCATCGCCTTCAGCTTCGCGCAGGGGGCGGTGTCTATGGCACGGCCCGCCGTCTCCTACCGGGCCCTCGCGCTGGGCGCCGACGAACGCGCGATCGGTGTGATCGCCGGGGTGTACGCCCTGCTGCCGCTCTTCGCCGCCGTACCGCTCGGCCGCAGGACCGACCACGGCCGGTGCGCCCCGCTCCTCCCGGTCGGCGTCGTCCTCATCGCCGGCGGCTGCGCCCTCAGCGGTACGGCGGACTCCCTCGCCGCGATGGCGGCCTGGAGCGGTGTGATGGGCCTCGGACACCTCTCCTTCGTGATCGGCGCCCAGTCGCTCGTGGCCCGGCAGTCCGCGCCGCACGAACAGGACCGCAACTTCGGCCACTTCACCATCGGCGCCTCGCTCGGCCAGCTCGTCGGGCCGATCGCCGCGGGCGCGCTGATCGGCGGCCCGGACATGGCGGGCACCAGCGCCCTCGCCCTGCTGGTCGCGGGCGGGGTCGCGGCCGTCTCGTTCGTCTCCCTGTGGCGCATCGAGCACCGCACACCGTCCACCTCCCGTACGGGACGGGGCGCACGCGTGCCCGTGCACCGCATCCTGCGCACCCGGGGCGTACCGGCGGGCATCTTCATCAGCCTCGCCGTGCTCTCCACGACGGACATCCTCACCGCGTACCTGCCCGTGGTCGGTGAACACCGGGGCATCGCGCCCTCCGTGATCGGCCTGCTGCTCAGCCTGCGCGCGGCGGCGACCATCGCGTGCCGCCTGGTGATGACGCCGATGCTGCGGCTGCTGGGCCGGGCCGCGCTGCTCGCCACGACCTGTCTGCTGGCGGCGCTGCTGTGCGCGGGGATCGCCCTGCCCGTGCCGGTCTGGGCGCTCGCCGTGATCCTCGCCGCGCTCGGCTTCTGCCTGGGCGTCGGCCAGCCCCTGTCGATGACCACGGTCGTCCAGGCGGCCCCGGACGACGCCCGTTCCACCGCCCTCGCCCTGCGGCTGACCGGCAACCGGCTCGGGCAGGTCGCCGCGCCCGCCTCCGCGGGCCTGATCGCCGGAGTCGCGGGCGTGGCCGCGCCGTTCGTGATGCTCGGGGTGCTGCTGCTGATCGCCTCGGGACTGGGGCTGCGACAGGGCCGTACCGCGAACGGACCCGAAACGGCCGCGAGCCGGGACAGGACCGTGCCCGCGCCTGAACTGGAGAAACGCCGAACGGGGCACGGCCGCGCCTGA
- a CDS encoding CitMHS family transporter: MLTILGFTMIATFLVLIMMKKMSPIAALVLIPALFCVFVGKGAHLGDYVIEGVGTLAPTAAMLMFAIVYFGVMIDVGLFDPVVRGILKFCKADPMRIVVGTALLAAIVSLDGDGSTTFMITVSAMYPLYKRLKMSLVVMTGVAATANGVMNTLPWGGPTARAATALKLDAGDIFVPMIPALAVGLVAVIALSYVLGLRERKRLGVLSLADVLEKEKQETGLPGTATGIPGTETGTQSESETVLVGAGAGVGAAASGGPGDGKVRFAKTTGGAGSGTDADARAEGDDEEDDVRLQGLDPNRATLRPKLYWFNALLTAVLLTAMIMELLPIPVLFLLAAALALTVNFPNIPDQRERLAAHADNVLNVSGMVFAAAVFTGVLQGTGMVDSMAEWLVDGIPDGMGPHMAVVTGALSLPLTYFMSNDGFYFGVLPVLAEAGAAHGVSPLEIARASLVGQPLHMSSPLVPAVYVLVGMAKVDFGDHTKFVVKWAALTSLVVLGSGILFGII, from the coding sequence ATGCTGACCATCCTCGGCTTCACCATGATCGCGACCTTCCTGGTCCTGATCATGATGAAGAAGATGTCGCCGATCGCGGCGCTGGTGCTGATCCCGGCACTCTTCTGTGTGTTCGTCGGAAAGGGCGCGCATCTCGGCGACTACGTCATCGAAGGGGTGGGCACCCTCGCGCCGACCGCCGCGATGCTGATGTTCGCCATCGTGTACTTCGGCGTCATGATCGACGTCGGCCTCTTCGATCCGGTCGTCCGGGGCATCCTCAAGTTCTGCAAGGCCGACCCGATGCGGATCGTCGTCGGTACGGCCCTGCTCGCCGCGATCGTCTCCCTGGACGGCGACGGCTCGACCACCTTCATGATCACGGTCTCGGCGATGTACCCGCTCTACAAGCGCCTCAAGATGAGCCTCGTGGTGATGACCGGTGTCGCCGCCACCGCCAACGGCGTGATGAACACCCTGCCCTGGGGCGGCCCGACGGCCCGCGCCGCCACCGCGCTCAAGCTCGACGCCGGCGACATCTTCGTCCCGATGATCCCCGCGCTCGCCGTCGGCCTGGTCGCCGTCATCGCCCTCTCGTACGTCCTCGGCCTGCGTGAGCGCAAGCGCCTCGGCGTGCTGAGCCTGGCCGACGTGCTGGAGAAGGAGAAGCAGGAGACCGGGCTCCCCGGGACGGCGACCGGGATCCCCGGGACGGAGACCGGGACGCAGTCCGAGTCCGAGACGGTGCTGGTCGGTGCGGGTGCGGGTGTAGGCGCCGCTGCCTCCGGCGGCCCCGGTGACGGCAAGGTGCGTTTCGCCAAGACCACGGGCGGCGCCGGATCCGGCACCGACGCCGACGCGCGGGCCGAGGGCGACGACGAAGAGGACGACGTACGCCTCCAGGGCCTCGACCCGAACCGTGCCACCCTGCGTCCCAAGCTGTACTGGTTCAACGCGCTGCTCACGGCCGTCCTCCTGACCGCCATGATCATGGAACTGCTGCCGATCCCGGTCCTGTTCCTGCTCGCCGCGGCGCTCGCCCTGACGGTCAACTTTCCGAACATCCCGGACCAGCGGGAGCGCCTGGCCGCCCACGCCGACAACGTCCTCAACGTCTCCGGCATGGTCTTCGCCGCCGCCGTCTTCACCGGCGTCCTCCAGGGCACCGGCATGGTCGACTCCATGGCCGAATGGCTCGTCGACGGCATCCCCGACGGCATGGGCCCGCACATGGCCGTCGTCACCGGCGCCCTGAGCCTGCCGCTCACCTACTTCATGTCGAACGACGGCTTCTACTTCGGTGTCCTGCCGGTCCTCGCCGAGGCGGGTGCCGCGCACGGTGTCTCGCCGCTGGAGATCGCCCGCGCCTCCCTGGTGGGCCAGCCGCTGCACATGTCGAGCCCGCTGGTCCCGGCCGTCTACGTGCTGGTCGGCATGGCCAAGGTCGACTTCGGCGACCACACCAAGTTCGTGGTCAAGTGGGCCGCCCTCACCTCGCTCGTGGTCCTCGGCTCCGGAATCCTGTTCGGCATCATCTGA
- a CDS encoding ABC transporter ATP-binding protein, which yields MPRAVSLHQVSKSYTQGVRVVERLSLDIAPGEFLVLLGPSGCGKSTVLRMIAGLEEPTEGEVRLDGAYANHLPPSERDMAMVFQNYALYPTMNSGANIGFPLRIEDPGRDPRPRVEATARMLGIEDLLDRFPHQLSGGERQRVAMGRAIARHPSAFLMDEPLANLDAKLRSHLRAEIARLTRDLDVTTLYVTHDQAEAMSLGDRVAVLRGGVLQQLGTPRTVYALPENVFVAAFIGTPRINLLRGVVLAPLDGAMSIGLGRQSLVLPEPLSPDHRLLRVQQGREVIVGLRSEAVRLARPGQARPGEVAISGLVEHVEFQGHEVLVHLDTGSQPAFVPDLEAPRPVARPAGRRRREGRVLGRLRGRAAGALRAGPVVVLEHPADAEPDRPPEPPPGEARLPGDLIVRTTPDHALRPGMHVPLLVDLAHLFVFDHHGVRICPAPARLPDLEA from the coding sequence ATGCCACGTGCCGTCTCTCTGCATCAGGTCAGCAAGTCCTACACGCAAGGCGTCCGCGTGGTGGAGCGGCTGTCGCTCGACATCGCGCCCGGCGAGTTCCTGGTCCTGCTCGGCCCGTCCGGCTGCGGCAAGTCGACCGTGCTGAGGATGATCGCCGGACTGGAGGAGCCCACCGAGGGAGAGGTACGGCTCGACGGGGCGTACGCCAACCATCTCCCGCCCTCCGAGCGGGACATGGCGATGGTCTTCCAGAACTACGCGCTCTACCCGACCATGAACAGCGGCGCGAACATCGGTTTCCCCCTGCGGATCGAGGACCCCGGCCGGGACCCGCGCCCGCGCGTCGAGGCCACGGCCAGGATGCTCGGCATCGAGGACCTCCTGGACCGCTTCCCCCACCAGCTCTCCGGCGGGGAACGCCAGCGCGTGGCGATGGGCCGGGCGATCGCCCGGCACCCCTCCGCCTTCCTGATGGACGAACCGCTGGCCAACCTCGACGCCAAGCTCCGCAGCCATCTGCGGGCCGAGATCGCCCGGCTCACCCGGGACCTGGACGTCACGACCCTGTACGTCACCCACGACCAGGCGGAGGCCATGTCGCTCGGCGACCGCGTCGCCGTCCTGCGCGGCGGCGTCCTCCAGCAGCTCGGTACCCCGCGCACGGTCTACGCGCTGCCGGAGAACGTCTTCGTCGCCGCCTTCATCGGCACCCCCAGGATCAATCTGCTCCGGGGCGTCGTCCTCGCCCCGCTCGACGGGGCCATGTCGATCGGCCTCGGCCGCCAGTCCCTCGTCCTGCCCGAACCGCTGTCCCCTGACCACCGGTTGCTCCGGGTGCAGCAGGGGCGCGAGGTCATCGTCGGGCTGCGCTCCGAGGCCGTACGCCTCGCCAGACCCGGGCAGGCCAGGCCCGGGGAGGTGGCGATCAGCGGGCTCGTCGAGCATGTGGAGTTCCAGGGGCACGAGGTCCTGGTCCACCTCGACACCGGGTCGCAGCCCGCGTTCGTACCGGATCTGGAGGCGCCGCGCCCGGTGGCCCGGCCGGCAGGGCGCCGCCGGCGGGAGGGCCGTGTCCTCGGCCGGCTGCGGGGCCGGGCGGCCGGTGCGCTGCGGGCCGGGCCCGTCGTGGTCCTGGAGCACCCCGCCGACGCGGAGCCGGACCGGCCGCCCGAGCCGCCGCCGGGCGAGGCGCGGCTGCCGGGTGACCTCATCGTGCGTACGACACCGGACCACGCGCTCCGGCCCGGCATGCATGTCCCGCTCCTCGTGGACCTCGCCCACCTGTTCGTCTTCGACCACCATGGCGTACGCATCTGCCCGGCCCCGGCGCGGCTGCCGGACCTGGAGGCGTGA
- a CDS encoding aldehyde dehydrogenase family protein, with product MKAHDGMYIDGDWRPAAGTDTIAVVNPADEQVIAHVPAGTIEDVDAAVRAARTAFPAWAATPPAERAALIGALRDVLVARKDEIAETVTAELGSPLKFSQAVHVGAPIAVAGSYADLAASHPFEEKVGNSTVYLEPVGVVGAITPWNYPLHQIVAKVAPALAAGCTVVLKPAEDTPLTAQIFAEAVHEAGVPAGVFNLVTGLGPVAGQALAEHEGVDLLSFTGSTAVGRQIGATAGAAVKRVALELGGKSANVILPSADLAKAVNVGVANVMSNSGQTCSAWTRMLVHDSQYDEAVALAADAAAKYGERIGPVVNAKQQQRVRGYIEKGVGEGARLVAGGPEAPREQGYFISPTVFADVTPQMAIAQEEIFGPVLSIIRYEDEADALRIANGTVYGLAGAVWAGDEAEAVAFARRLDTGQVDINGGRFNPRAPFGGYKQSGVGRELGSHGLSEYLQTKSLQF from the coding sequence ATGAAGGCACATGACGGCATGTACATAGACGGCGACTGGCGCCCCGCGGCCGGGACGGACACGATCGCCGTCGTGAACCCGGCCGACGAGCAGGTCATCGCCCACGTCCCGGCGGGCACGATCGAGGACGTCGACGCCGCCGTACGGGCCGCACGCACCGCCTTCCCGGCCTGGGCCGCCACCCCGCCCGCCGAGCGTGCCGCACTCATCGGCGCCCTGCGGGACGTCCTCGTCGCCCGCAAGGACGAGATCGCCGAGACGGTCACCGCCGAACTCGGCTCGCCGCTGAAGTTCTCCCAGGCGGTGCACGTCGGCGCGCCGATCGCGGTCGCAGGCTCGTACGCGGACCTCGCCGCCTCCCACCCCTTCGAGGAGAAGGTCGGCAACTCGACCGTCTACCTCGAACCGGTCGGCGTCGTCGGCGCGATCACGCCCTGGAACTACCCCCTGCACCAGATCGTCGCCAAGGTCGCCCCGGCCCTCGCGGCCGGCTGCACGGTTGTGCTGAAGCCCGCCGAGGACACCCCGCTGACCGCTCAGATCTTCGCGGAGGCGGTCCACGAGGCGGGTGTGCCGGCCGGTGTCTTCAACCTCGTCACCGGCCTCGGCCCGGTCGCCGGCCAGGCGCTCGCCGAGCACGAGGGCGTGGACCTGCTCTCCTTCACCGGCTCGACGGCCGTCGGCCGGCAGATCGGCGCGACGGCGGGCGCGGCCGTCAAGCGGGTCGCCCTGGAACTGGGCGGCAAGTCCGCCAACGTCATCCTGCCCAGCGCCGACCTGGCCAAGGCCGTGAACGTCGGCGTGGCCAACGTGATGTCCAACTCCGGCCAGACGTGCAGCGCCTGGACCCGCATGCTGGTGCACGACTCCCAGTACGACGAGGCCGTCGCCCTGGCCGCCGACGCCGCCGCGAAGTACGGCGAGCGCATCGGCCCCGTCGTCAACGCCAAGCAGCAGCAGCGCGTGCGCGGTTACATCGAGAAGGGCGTCGGCGAGGGCGCCCGGCTGGTCGCCGGAGGGCCCGAAGCCCCGCGGGAGCAGGGGTACTTCATCAGCCCGACCGTCTTCGCCGACGTCACCCCCCAGATGGCGATCGCCCAGGAGGAGATCTTCGGCCCGGTCCTGTCGATCATCCGGTACGAGGACGAGGCGGACGCCCTGCGCATCGCGAACGGCACGGTGTACGGGCTCGCGGGCGCCGTCTGGGCCGGGGACGAGGCGGAGGCCGTGGCCTTCGCGCGCCGACTCGACACCGGCCAGGTCGACATCAACGGCGGACGCTTCAACCCCCGGGCTCCCTTCGGCGGTTACAAGCAGTCGGGCGTCGGGCGCGAGCTGGGCTCCCACGGACTGTCCGAGTACCTCCAGACCAAGTCCCTCCAGTTCTGA